One genomic segment of Leishmania braziliensis MHOM/BR/75/M2904 complete genome, chromosome 7 includes these proteins:
- a CDS encoding putative ubiquitin activating E1 enzyme, whose amino-acid sequence MSTMRGKPHLTFSDLQLSIEVGFWEQLRQLKLTEWRLKEPHAALAGIMRVNVSDRVLLSPPNLVHLSAGSLHPSKLTQAAEENTVEVVNVQVQGTVKTFNFAEELNALDFRSALLSIAAETLLAPAVALHASAEEEADAWSKIPFATLCMFTYIDAKAYRFFHCEAFPCISIEGALLVDSLVLGSLPALPFSAESAQAIHRHGTDLLRQKPEQGCNPFLSICANNSVEFISFSPSAFVAVTATKSNSVVLCFFDFSDTAGGVSLPARNLITCLRLAVPSLTSLRLYALRTGGTEKSIFINLEFDALEESLVASLRERLTGASSADLARVRWKEEFPSLKAAGWRKKKIESLELGAFINSVQRADSDSRFNLELMKWRVLPSLALDQIAGCKALLLGTGTLGCNVARNLLMWGVRDFTLVDRGRVSFSNLARQSLFTFEAAKDGKTKVDAAAEAIHTIIPSAVVHPVPLTIHMPGHRVDEAQVDKALGEIRRLEELITDSDVVFLLTDSREARWMPTIIAAATGTPVINVALGFDTYVVMRHGVRAQTSCPNAIEEVECSASLHTDLGCYFCSDIIAPTDSLSFRALDEQCTVTRPAVSSIASAIAVELLAELYQHPSRFRCPAYRESAAGASDQGRCCLGVIPQQIRGSVFSHTMYHLCGERNPFCTACADVLLHAYREGGTEFLLRCVNSPLYIEEVCGVKALKAKWEADMNETHWSSDEDLVD is encoded by the coding sequence ATGAGCACCATGAGAGGTAAGCCGCATCTCACTTTCTCGGACCTCCAACTGTCCATCGAGGTGGGGTTCTGGGAGCAACTCCGGCAGCTCAAGCTCACCGAGTGGAGACTGAAGGAGCCACATGCCGCCCTGGCCGGCATTATGCGTGTGAATGTTTCCGATCGTGTGCTCTTGTCTCCGCCAAACTTGGTGCACCTGAGCGCCGGTAGTCTGCATCCATCGAAGCTTACCCAGGCCGCAGAAGAGAACACTGTCGAGGTTGTGAACGTGCAAGTGCAAGGGACGGTGAAAACCTTCAACTTCGCAGAAGAGCTCAATGCGCTGGATTTTCGGAGCGCGCTACTGTCGATTGCGGCGGAGACGCTGTTGGCGCCTGCTGTGGCGTTGCATGCCAGCgctgaagaggaggcggatgCATGGTCCAAGATACCGTTTGCCACCCTTTGCATGTTCACGTACATTGATGCGAAGGCGTACCGCTTTTTTCACTGTGAGGCTTTTCCATGCATTTCAATCGAGGGCGCTTTGCTCGTCGACTCTCTAGTGTTGGGTTCATTACCTGCGCTTCCATTTTCCGCTGAGTCTGCGCAGGCGATACATCGCCACGGGACAGACCTACTCCGTCAGAAACCTGAGCAGGGCTGCAACCCGTTTCTGTCCATCTGCGCCAACAACAGCGTTGAGTTTATTTCCTTTTCACCGTCTGCCTTTGTCGCTGTCACTGCAACGAAGAGTAACAGTGTTGTCTTGTGCTTCTTCGACTTTTCCGACACTGCAGGAGGCGTCAGTCTGCCGGCGCGCAACTTGATCACGTGCCTGCGACTTGCAGTGCCGTCCCTCACCTCCCTCCGCCTGTATGCATTGCGGACTGGAGGCACGGAAAAGAGTATATTTATAAACCTGGAGTTCGATGCCCTCGAGGAGTCGcttgttgcttctcttcgaGAGCGACTGACGGGCGCGTCGTCCGCCGACCTGGCTCGTGTACGGTGGAAAGAGGAGTTTCCCTCACTCAAGGCAGCAGGGTGGCGCAAGAAGAAGATCGAGAGCCTGGAACTGGGCGCCTTCATCAACTCCGTGCAGCGGGCTGACAGTGATTCCCGTTTCAACCTTGAACTAATGAAGTGGCGCGTGTTGCCATCACTGGCGTTGGATCAGATTGCCGGGTGCAAAGCGCTACTTCTCGGCACCGGCACCCTGGGCTGCAACGTGGCACGAAACCTGCTGATGTGGGGAGTTCGTGACTTCACCTTGGTCGACCGCGGCCGTGTCTCCTTCTCCAACTTGGCGCGGCAGTCGCTGTTCACCTTTGAGGCCGCAAAAGACGGCAAGACGAAGGtggacgctgctgccgaggcgATTCACACCATCATCCCATCTGCCGTGGTGCACCCAGTGCCTTTGACCATTCACATGCCAGGACATCGCGTCGATGAGGCTCAGGTAGATAAAGCGTTGGGCGAAATTCGCAGATTGGAGGAGCTCATCACCGACAGCGACGTCGTGTTCCTCCTCACTGATTCCCGCGAAGCTCGCTGGATGCCGACCATCATTGCTGCGGCGACAGGGACACCTGTCATCAACGTTGCTCTTGGCTTTGACACGTACGTGGTGATGCGTCACGGCGTACGGGCACAGACCTCATGCCCCAATGCCATAGAGGAAGTCGAGTGCTCTGCCTCACTTCACACCGACTTGGGATGCTACTTTTGCAGCGACATCATAGCACCAACAGACAGCCTCAGTTTCCGTGCGCTTGATGAGCAGTGCACGGTTACCCGACCAGCTGTGTCGTCCATTGCTTCCGCAATCGCGGTCGAGCTCTTGGCCGAGTTGTACCAACACCCGAGCAGATTCCGGTGCCCAGCCTATCGTGAATCCGCCGCCGGCGCAAGTGACcaggggcggtgctgcctcgGAGTCATTCCGCAGCAGATCCGCGGCAGCGTCTTTTCACACACGATGTATCACttgtgtggagagagaaaccCTTTCTGCACTGCCTGTGCCGACGTGCTTTTGCACGCGTACAGGGAGGGCGGGACCGAGTTTCTCCTGCGGTGCGTCAACAGTCCCCTTTATATTGAGGAAGTCTGTGGGGTAAAGGCGCTTAAGGCAAAATGGGAGGCGGACATGAACGAGACGCACTGGAGCTCTGACGAGGACTTGGTTGACTAG
- a CDS encoding alpha-adaptin-like protein, with product MDMRGLAHFIQDIRRATGNKKEEESRVDEELAKIRAKFIHTSSMTTYDRKKYVCKLLFISMLGYPITFGHMEGLKLMSEESLSAKLIGYLSTSVLLNENSDLLMLTTHTVYRDLLSMFDLSRSLALSAVANTGSRDFVEVMHEGVFSIVVDDTVNQHIRKKALLTLLHIYRKHPDIVDLNAVVPKAAELLLSTQDGVSMCAVTFLNGCISKETKHLYRGIPDKLIQVLARIILEKQTEPGYVYYGVPAPWLQAKLLRLLQYFPLPSDADQRNRIILVLRKVVKATDKVLKDAQTQQKQRGTKSRVSAMNAVLFEVVSLCIQWDVGSKLILECVALVTSFLSDKREANLRYMGLILLARLSFVDVPGFNFHMHCRQYQPQIIVSLHDSDPSIRKKALDVLVAMCNQSTADDIINELISHLPIAADPNFKTSLVLSIALLAEKYCQDYNTYVDIMLTVVSQAGDLCPPDIAHRVVQVVVNDPSVQKRAANMVFEELRKTTKVSEVMLCVAAFVLGEFGYQIALNAESTPIVQLILLTQQLSFASVVTQSIIISTFFKFYTLYDDVAVRERIVKTLQAYTNSPHPELQQRATEFIALVEFARRELLEKVFEPMPPFRDDVNTVMNQVKRLHSGVQDIWGLKILERGVGDVNRTRKCKFKLESGDKHKEEKRAITLNDLSTMSTVPPVQGENTDQTNAELDDLLDVSLPPQDVDRVCSTYQEHRRRLFELSRADKGVLFSNESIELQCAKSTYGADTRMTVVVRDKTGRGLVQVAVEVIRAEPGLILQSRTKDGTSVVAWGTITTEFAARSCFAFSSPPSVRVQYAPASDSAHVCTDALSLPILPTTFFTPYQVDSDANFSRLYETTKQASACAGWCKAMSPSTRVDTNTLMQLLELQGYSTKVTGSGAIVGVAAFAVQPKDCVEYVPVVCEIQTSAREMQVFVYSEDSVLQQGALDTIKFAVR from the coding sequence ATGGACATGCGAGGTCTTGCTCATTTCATCCAGGACATCCGTCGTGCCACTGGAAAcaagaaggaggaagagagtcgCGTGGATGAGGAGCTAGCCAAGATACGCGCCAAGTTTATTCACACCAGTAGCATGACGACATACGATCGCAAGAAGTACGTGTGCAAGTTGCTGTTCATCTCGATGCTCGGCTACCCCATTACCTTTGGCCACATGGAGGGTCTGAAACTCATGTCAGAGGAGAGCCTGTCCGCCAAGCTCATCGGATACCTATCTACCTCTGTGTTGCTGAACGAAAACAGTGATCTGCTGATGCTCACCACGCACACCGTGTATCGGGATCTTCTCTCGATGTTCGACCTCAGTCGCAGCCTCGCCCTCTCCGCCGTCGCGAACACGGGGAGCCGCGATTTTGTAGAGGTGATGCACGAAGGGGTTTTTTCCATCGTTGTGGACGACACCGTTAACCAGCACATCCGCAAAAAGGCGCTCCTGACACTGCTGCACATTTACCGAAAGCATCCCGATATTGTAGACCTGAACGCCGTGGTTCCCAAggcggcagagctgctgctatCCACACAGGACGGCGTGAGCATGTGCGCCGTTACATTTCTCAACGGCTGCATCAGCAAGGAGACAAAGCACCTCTACAGGGGCATTCCTGACAAGCTGATTCAGGTCCTGGCGCGCATCATTCTGGAAAAGCAGACGGAGCCTGGATACGTGTACTACGGCGTCCCAGCGCCGTGGCTTCAGGCGAAactcctgcggctgctgcagtacTTCCCGCTGCCTTCGGATGCTGACCAGCGAAACCGCATTATCCTCGTTTTGCGCAAGGTTGTCAAGGCGACGGATAAGGTGTTGAAGGATGCGCAGACACAACAAAAGCAGCGTGGCACGAAGAGTCGCGTCAGCGCAATGAATGCGGTGCTGTTCGAGGTAGTGTCACTGTGCATCCAGTGGGATGTCGGCTCCAAGCTCATTTTGGAGTGCGTGGCGCTCGtcacctcctttctctctgacAAGCGGGAGGCGAACCTGCGCTACATGGGTCTCATTCTGCTGGCCCGGCTCAGCTTTGTCGACGTCCCCGGCTTCAACTTTCACATGCACTGCCGTCAGTACCAGCCGCAGATCATCGTTAGCCTGCACGACTCCGACCCCTCGATTCGTAAGAAGGCACTCGATGTCCTCGTGGCTATGTGCAATCAGAGCACCGCTGACGACATCATCAATGAACTCATCTCACACCTCCCCATTGCCGCTGACCCCAACTTCAAGACGAGCCTCGTTCTCTCCATCGCACTTCTGGCGGAGAAGTACTGCCAGGACTACAACACTTATGTAGATATCATGCTCACTGTTGTGTCGCAGGCGGGTGATCTGTGCCCACCAGATATCGCGCACCGTGTCGTCCAGGTTGTTGTCAACGATCCATCCGTGCAGAAGCGTGCGGCAAACATGGTTTTCGAGGAACTAAGGAAAACGACAAAGGTCTCAGAGGTGATGCTTTGCGTTGCTGCGTTCGTGCTCGGCGAGTTTGGCTACCAGATCGCACTGAACGCCGAAAGCACGCCGATAGTACAGCTCATCCTCCTGACACAGCAGCTGAGCTTTGCCTCAGTGGTCACGCAGAGCATCATCATTAGCACTTTTTTCAAGTTCTACACTCTCTACGACGATGTAGCGGTGCGCGAGCGCATCGTGAAGACACTGCAAGCATACACCAACAGCCCGCACCCGGAGCTGCAACAGCGTGCCACGGAGTTCATTGCGCTGGTAGAGTTTGCGCGGCgtgagctgctggagaaggtcTTCGAGCCCATGCCACCCTTCCGCGACGATGTGAACACCGTCATGAATCAAGTGAAGCGATTACACAGCGGTGTGCAGGACATTTGGGGCCTGAAGATTCTGGAACGCGGCGTGGGGGACGTGAACCGCACGCGCAAGTGCAAGTTCAAGTTGGAGTCTGGCGACAAGcacaaggaggagaagcgagcTATCACACTGAACGATCTCTCGACTATGTCGACAGTGCCCCCTGTGCAAGGCGAGAACACCGACCAGACCAACGCGGAGCTCGACGACTTACTCGACgtgtccctccccccccaaGATGTGGATCGCGTTTGCAGCACCTACCAAgagcaccggcgccgcctcTTCGAACTCTCACGCGCTGACAAGGGCGTTCTCTTCTCAAACGAGTCCATCGAGCTCCAGTGTGCCAAATCAACGTATGGGGCAGACACTCGcatgacggtggtggtgcgtgACAAGACCGGCCGGGGTCTCGTGCAGGTGGCAGTGGAAGTCATCCGTGCCGAGCCAGGGCTCATTCTGCAGTCGCGCACCAAGGACGGGACCTCTGTGGTGGCTTGGGGCACAATCACAACCGAGTTTGCGGCCCGCTCATGTTTTGCCTTCAGCAGCCCGCCGAGTGTGCGAGTGCAGTACGCGCCGGCATCCGACagcgcgcatgtgtgcacCGACGCTCTGTCACTGCCGATCCTTCCCACGACTTTCTTCACCCCATACCAGGTAGACTCCGATGCCAACTTTAGTCGGCTCTACGAGACAACGAAGCAAGCGTCAGCCTGTGCCGGTTGGTGCAAGGCAATGTCGCCGTCGACGAGGGTAGATACCAACACACTCATGCAGTTGCTCGAGCTGCAAGGGTACAGCACCAAAGTAACTGGATCGGGTGCCATCGTTGGCGTCGCCGCGTTCGCGGTGCAGCCAAAAGATTGCGTCGAGTACGTACCGGTTGTGTGCGAGATACAGACATCCGCGCGTGAAATGCAGGTATTCGTATACTCCGAGGACTCGGTACTTCAGCAAGGAGCCCTCGACACAATAAAGTTCGCTGTCCGGTAG
- a CDS encoding putative cytochrome c1, heme protein,mitochondrial precursor, with protein MAGKRAHPIKRDWYWNHNDRFEIWHSLDWPSVRRGRQIYTEVFAPCHSLGRMTFTHFQGFMTREEIRQLASQYEIIDSEPDAEGNLNRRPGKPTDTLPTPYPNQRAAQFANNGAEPPDLQHAVFGKEGGPDYIFSLVTGYNWGNGELMEIPPFAPEVKPGQFWNPYFKGCVLSMPPPLSDGLVDYEDGTPATMSQMAKDVVNFLRWSAESEYDDRRVAFWKVMTTVGLVNCLLLHYGQKNTNWRIYGRTTFRYWKKAW; from the coding sequence ATGGCGGGCAAGAGGGCGCACCCCATCAAGCGGGATTGGTACTGGAACCACAATGACCGCTTTGAGATTTGGCACAGTCTTGACTGGCCCTCGGTCCGCCGCGGTCGCCAGATCTACACAGAGGTATTCGCACCATGTCACTCACTGGGCCGCATGACCTTCACTCACTTCCAAGGCTTCATGACCCGCGAAGAGATCAGACAACTGGCCTCCCAGTACGAGATAATTGACAGTGAGCCGGATGCGGAGGGTAACCTGAACCGTCGCCCCGGCAAGCCGACGGATACCCTGCCCACCCCTTACCCGAATCAGCGCGCCGCGCAGTTCGCCAACAACGGTGCTGAGCCCCCGGATTTGCAGCACGCCGTCTTCGGCAAGGAAGGTGGCCCAGACTACATCTTCTCCTTGGTTACTGGCTACAACTGGGGCAACGGTGAGCTGATGGAGATCCCACCGTTCGCGCCTGAGGTGAAGCCTGGTCAGTTCTGGAACCCCTACTTTAAGGGATGCGTGCTCTccatgccgccgccactTTCGGATGGTCTAGTGGACTACGAAGACGGCACCCCTGCCACAATGAGCCAGATGGCTAAGGACGTTGTGAACTTCCTGCGCTGGTCCGCTGAGTCGGAGTACGATGACCGCCGTGTAGCCTTCTGGAAGGTAATGACCACCGTGGGTCTAGTTAACTGCCTGCTCCTTCATTACGGCCAGAAGAACACTAACTGGCGCATCTACGGCCGCACTACGTTCCGCTACTGGAAGAAGGCGTGGTAG
- a CDS encoding putative Golgi/lysosome glycoprotein — translation MFRMKSLTLLMAIGAALVLCPALSLAAENVKRLYSACGVTEHSISASAQSASTLYNFSARTQSLTLNCLAYEVVSVKSDQTDKDYCLIAHQTDYVYSLALQAVYTTDNGTAVTRNFSIRDMTGGSLTELTARMPARSQFSIVFTNLATDTRCNLQVRAFLSYEVADTGSLGYNIPTVVAVEPRTVYSNHAGRSVLVLSHGDGRIPESTEIVSLVDLSRGTCEQQDGDVLYMDYYTTLPATVHLDGNRTHFSARGTTFHEPNTYRVCYRANNSDVATQIAVITVYAGNPAYYDIVDGLTEKGEVLVGVKTTIKFYGYDLDTRKNGDEAKFVNFAEECDEGSPAGGVVLEDDLKPEDNHGPNTTYSLWRWTMTEGGSYKVCYKRKAANVWTEVPFIEDVTIADKPEGPIPEERIPKPTDPSMHTECPMATQTAEHPWPKFKSVEIVLMAERLPNNFLSTLSNLLCLKRSMFTLAHLKHNSEGKQVVFLVLNCEENENATARECSSIERLNYFVSMSRKQLENHGIASVHGSTHMLAFDDNKSSKMLGLIVLGLSILAAASMVVFAVGRYLERRHHFVQFGLDDDEIDDMYDFNAAPTSAMRNQYNMVAQTEPTRIHNALIEIED, via the coding sequence aTGTTCCGAATGAAGTCTCTCACGCTTCTGATGGCCATTGGTGCGGCGCTGGTCCTCTGCCCCGCCCTTTCCTTGGCCGCCGAAAATGTCAAGCGGCTCTATTCTGCGTGTGGTGTCACAGAGCACTCCATCTCGGCCAGTGCACAGTCGGCGTCGACGCTGTACAACTTTTCGGCTCGCACGCAGAGCTTGACACTGAACTGCCTGGCGTACGAGGTTGTGTCCGTGAAAAGCGATCAGACGGACAAGGACTACTGCCTCATTGCACACCAGACCGACTACGTGTACTCCCTCGCCCTCCAAGCTGTCTACACCACGGACAACGGCACTGCTGTCACACGTAACTTCTCGATTCGCGACATGACAGGCGGCTCTCTCACAGAGCTGACTGCGCGAATGCCCGCACGCAGCCAGTTCTCCATCGTCTTCACCAACCTTGCGACAGACACACGGTGCAACCTGCAGGTGCGCGCATTCCTTTCGTACGAGGTGGCGGATACAGGGAGTTTGGGGTACAACATAccgacggtggtggcggtggagccACGCACAGTGTACTCAAATCACGCCGGTCGCAGCGTTCTTGTGCTGAGCCATGGTGACGGTCGGATTCCGGAGAGCACCGAAATCGTCTCGCTTGTCGACTTATCGCGAGGGACGTGCGAGCAGCAGGATGGAGACGTGCTCTACATGGACTACTACACCACACTACCAGCCACAGTCCATCTTGACGGCAACCGGACCCACTTCAGCGCGCGCGGCACCACCTTCCACGAACCCAACACGTATCGTGTGTGCTACCGCGCGAACAACAGCGACGTGGCAACGCAGATAGCTGTCATCACCGTGTATGCCGGGAACCCGGCGTACTACGACATCGTTGACGGCCTCACTGAAAAGGGCGAGGTTCTGGTCGGCGTCAAGACAACCATCAAGTTCTACGGCTATGACCTCGACACCCGCAAGAACGGCGACGAAGCTAAGTTCGTGAACTTTGCGGAGGAATGTGACGAGGGAAGCCCCGCCGGTGGCGTCGTCCTTGAAGATGACTTAAAGCCAGAAGACAACCATGGGCCGAACACCACCTACTCGCTGTGGAGGTGGACCATGACTGAAGGCGGCTCCTACAAGGTGTGCTACAAGCGCAAGGCCGCCAATGTGTGGACAGAAGTACCATTCATCGAGGACGTCACCATCGCAGACAAGCCCGAGGGCCCCATCCCCGAGGAGCGCATCCCCAAGCCGACGGATCCCTCCATGCACACGGAGTGTCCCATGGCGACCCAAACGGCGGAGCATCCGTGGCCCAAGTTTAAGAGTGTTGAAATCGTTCTCATGGCGGAGAGGCTGCCCAACAACTTCCTGAGCACTCTGAGCAACCTCCTCTGTCTGAAGCGGTCCATGTTCACTCTGGCTCACCTAAAGCACAACAGCGAGGGGAAGCAAGTTGTCTTCTTGGTGCTGAACTGCGAGGAGAACGAGAATGCAACGGCACGCGAGTGCAGCTCGATCGAGCGCCTGAACTATTTTGTATCCATGTCGAGGAAGCAACTCGAGAACCACGGGATCGCATCGGTGCATggcagcacacacatgcTAGCCTTCGATGACAACAAGAGCAGCAAAATGCTTGGGCTCATTGTACTCGGTCTGAGCATATTGGCCGCAGCCAGCATGGTGGTCTTCGCCGTAGGCCGCTATCTAGAGCGGCGCCACCACTTTGTCCAGTTTGGCCTGGACGACGACGAAATTGACGACATGTACGACTTCAACGCAGCACCGACGTCTGCCATGCGCAACCAGTACAATATGGTAGCTCAGACAGAGCCGACCCGCATCCATAACGCTCTCATTGAGATTGAAGACTAG